In Tautonia rosea, the genomic window GGGAATGAACCACCGAACGTCCTCAATCGTCTGGCCCGCGTGTTCCAACACCGCGCTCGACGAATCAGCGAGCATGCGCACCGCCCATTTGAACACGGCTCGCCCATCCATCGTGAGATAGTGCAAGCCTTGAGTCAGCGCTTCGGACGAAGGGGGAAGCCGGCTGCCGCATGCCGGACGGTTCAGCAAATCCCCCCCCGATCCGTCTGAGCCGAGCTGATACGCCAGAAACCCCTGCTCCGGATCCCCCGGTCCCAGCAAGACCGCACCGGCACCATCACCAAAGAGCGGATAACTTTTCTGATCACCCGGATTGATCACCCGGCTGTTGCAATCGGCCCCTATCGCCAGCGCCCGCTTGCTCGTGCCGGCTGCCACGAATTGCGCGGCCGTCAGCATCGCATACATGAAGCCCGCGCAGGCGGCCTGGAGGTCGAAGGCCGGGCACCGCAGCTTCATCCGGTCCTGGATCAAGCATCCGGTCGAAGGAAAGGCCATGTCCGGCGTCATCGTTCCGACGACCAGCAGGTCGACCTCTCCCGGATCGCACCCCGCATCGGCGAGACAACGCTCCGCCGCGGCGATTCCAAGATCACTCGTGGCCTGATGGGGTGGAGCGAATCGGCGTTCATGGATGCCGGTGCGGTTGACGATCCATTCCGGATCGAACCCCAGCATCTCGAACAGGTCGTGGTTGGTGACGACCCGCTCCGGGACATACCGACCGCTCCCCAGGATTTGCACCCCGCGCAGCGAACGGATGGGGGCATCGGTCTGAGATTGGCCTGTGCTCATGGGCGACGGCGTCGATCGGTATGATTCGAAAAGGGGAGATGCGAGACGATGGCAGACGCCTCGCGTTGCGGCTCTATTCTTGTCGTGGGAATGCGTTCCGCTGCGTTCCCCGTCCCACCGACCCGACATGACGCGGCACGACCTGGGCCTGGCGGCGGCGATCGGTTCCAGGGCACGTCGGGAGATCATGAAGCAAGACGAGGGGATTCGAAGCGTACAACCTCCAGACGACCGGGATGTGAGGCGACTATACTCAACCTCGCCCAACCTGACTATACCAAAGCGTGATCTCCCATGCCCGAACACCTGATCCGACTCCGAGGCCCGTGGGAACTCCGGACTTCGACCGATTCCAGCGCCCCATCGGCCCGCGTTGTTCTGCCCACAGAGTCCCTTCCCGTGACCGAGCAACCCATCGTCCTCCTGAGACACTTTGGACGACCGGCTCGGGTGTCTGAATCGCCTTCCTGCCGGCTACGCTGCGAGTCGGTCCCGGGTGTGTTCCGAATTCGACTGAACGGCGAACTGTTGACCGAGCGATCTTCCTCGGACCCTTACTCGACCGATCCGATCGAGGTTCCCATTCCCGGCCCTCTTCGTCTTCGCAACCAGCTTGAGTTGTCCGTCCTGCCCCCCGCGGACCATTTCCCCTCCTCTGCTCAGCCCTGGGGCTCCATTCTCCTGGTGTTCGAGGAGGACACTCAACGCCCCTGTGTTGACGAATCCGCTCGTCTGACGCGATGATGACCTTTTTCCGCCCCGTTCCGTCCCACGGGCCGGACCCTGTATTGATGTAAGCATCATGGACGTCGAGCACCAATCGCTTGCCCCCCGCTACTGGCTGTGTACCGCCGGCTTCTGGATTGCGGGTGCAGCG contains:
- a CDS encoding beta-ketoacyl-ACP synthase III; translation: MSTGQSQTDAPIRSLRGVQILGSGRYVPERVVTNHDLFEMLGFDPEWIVNRTGIHERRFAPPHQATSDLGIAAAERCLADAGCDPGEVDLLVVGTMTPDMAFPSTGCLIQDRMKLRCPAFDLQAACAGFMYAMLTAAQFVAAGTSKRALAIGADCNSRVINPGDQKSYPLFGDGAGAVLLGPGDPEQGFLAYQLGSDGSGGDLLNRPACGSRLPPSSEALTQGLHYLTMDGRAVFKWAVRMLADSSSAVLEHAGQTIEDVRWFIPHQANIRIIHAASDVLGFRRENVFKNLEKYGNTSGGSIPIALDELRRENQIQEGDLLLLSGFGAGLAWGTALMRY